From the genome of Cedecea lapagei, one region includes:
- a CDS encoding MFS transporter, with amino-acid sequence MSKQHARPLNRQDYKTLTLAALGGALEFYDFIIFVFFAAVLGELFFPADIPEWLRQVQTFAIFAAGYLVRPLGGVVMAHFGDLVGRKKMFTLSILLMAVPTLAIGLLPTYASLGIAAPLLLLLMRILQGAAIGGEVPGAWVFVSEHVPEKRIGLACGILTMGLTVGILLGSVVATIINTSMTQQAIHDGGWRIPFFLGGIFGLVAMYLRRWLRETPVFLEMQQRKALAEELPLKSVVVGHKKAVVVSMLLTWLLSACIVVVILMSPIWLQKQHGIAPALTLQANSIATIMLCVGCLLAGLAADRFGAGKTFTTGSFLLAVCSWMFYHLSGTHPEHLFLLYGLVGLSVGVVGAVPFVMVRAFPAQVRFTGISFSYNLSYAIFGGLTPIAVTMLMGVSPMAPAWYVLALAIVGLVMGIWLRKDIHHQDKTEKEALTQS; translated from the coding sequence ATGTCAAAACAGCACGCCAGACCTCTTAATCGCCAGGATTATAAAACCCTGACGCTTGCCGCCCTCGGCGGTGCTCTCGAATTCTACGACTTCATCATTTTCGTCTTCTTTGCCGCCGTGCTGGGAGAGCTTTTCTTCCCGGCTGATATCCCCGAGTGGCTTCGCCAGGTACAAACCTTCGCTATCTTTGCCGCGGGTTATCTCGTGCGCCCTTTGGGCGGCGTCGTGATGGCGCATTTTGGCGATCTGGTGGGGCGCAAAAAGATGTTTACTCTTAGCATCTTGCTCATGGCCGTGCCGACGCTGGCGATAGGCCTTTTACCGACCTATGCCTCGTTAGGTATCGCGGCTCCGCTGCTGCTGCTGTTAATGCGTATTCTGCAGGGCGCGGCGATCGGGGGTGAAGTGCCCGGCGCCTGGGTTTTCGTCTCAGAGCATGTTCCGGAGAAGCGAATTGGTCTTGCCTGCGGCATTTTAACGATGGGGCTGACCGTCGGCATTCTGCTTGGCTCTGTGGTGGCTACCATCATCAATACGTCGATGACCCAGCAGGCTATTCACGACGGCGGCTGGCGCATTCCCTTCTTCCTGGGCGGGATTTTCGGCCTGGTAGCAATGTATCTGCGCCGCTGGCTGCGTGAAACGCCCGTCTTCCTCGAAATGCAGCAGCGCAAAGCCCTCGCTGAGGAGTTGCCGCTCAAATCGGTAGTGGTTGGCCATAAAAAAGCGGTGGTGGTTTCCATGCTGCTGACCTGGCTGCTCTCCGCCTGCATCGTGGTGGTGATTTTGATGTCCCCCATCTGGCTGCAAAAACAGCACGGTATAGCCCCGGCGCTGACGCTGCAGGCAAACAGTATCGCGACTATTATGCTGTGCGTTGGCTGTCTGCTGGCAGGGCTTGCGGCCGACCGTTTTGGCGCGGGGAAAACCTTCACCACAGGCAGCTTCCTGCTGGCCGTATGCAGCTGGATGTTTTATCACCTGAGCGGGACTCATCCTGAGCATCTCTTCCTGCTGTATGGCCTGGTCGGCCTGAGCGTTGGCGTGGTTGGCGCGGTGCCGTTTGTGATGGTGCGTGCTTTTCCGGCTCAGGTACGCTTTACCGGCATCTCTTTCTCTTACAATCTGTCGTACGCCATTTTCGGCGGCCTGACGCCCATTGCGGTCACCATGCTTATGGGGGTTTCACCCATGGCGCCGGCCTGGTACGTTCTGGCGTTAGCTATCGTGGGGTTAGTGATGGGGATCTGGTTAAGAAAAGATATCCATCATCAGGATAAGACGGAAAAAGAGGCGCTTACGCAGTCCTGA
- the mog gene encoding molybdopterin adenylyltransferase: MNTLRIGLVSISDRASSGVYQDKGIPALQEWLEQTLTTPFEIQTRLIPDEQPVIEQTLCELVDEMGCHLVLTTGGTGPARRDVTPDATLAVADRVMPGFGEQMRQISLHFVPTAILSRQVGVIRKQALILNLPGQPKSIQETLEGVKDESGKVVVPGIFASVPYCIQLLEGPYIETDSQVVASFRPKSARRETKP, encoded by the coding sequence ATGAATACCTTACGCATTGGACTAGTGTCCATTTCTGATCGCGCCTCCAGCGGCGTCTACCAGGACAAGGGCATCCCTGCGCTGCAGGAGTGGCTGGAGCAAACCCTGACCACGCCCTTTGAGATACAAACTCGCCTGATCCCTGATGAACAGCCCGTCATCGAGCAAACGCTTTGCGAGCTGGTGGATGAGATGGGCTGCCATCTGGTACTGACGACAGGCGGCACCGGCCCCGCACGTCGCGATGTCACGCCGGACGCTACGCTGGCGGTTGCTGACCGCGTGATGCCTGGATTTGGCGAGCAGATGCGTCAGATTAGCCTGCATTTTGTGCCGACGGCGATCCTTTCGCGTCAGGTCGGGGTTATCCGTAAACAGGCGCTGATCCTTAACCTGCCGGGGCAGCCGAAATCAATCCAGGAGACGCTGGAGGGCGTGAAGGACGAAAGCGGGAAGGTGGTCGTGCCGGGCATTTTTGCAAGCGTACCGTATTGTATACAGCTGCTGGAGGGGCCTTATATCGAAACCGACAGCCAGGTCGTAGCATCTTTTCGCCCTAAAAGCGCTCGCCGCGAAACAAAACCCTGA
- the tal gene encoding transaldolase codes for MTDKLTSLRQLTTVVADTGDIAAMKLYQPQDATTNPSLILNAAQIPEYRKLIDEAITWARSQSSDRAQQVVDASDKLAVNIGLEILKLIPGRISTEVDARLSYDTEASIAKAKHLIKLYNDAGISNDRILIKLASTWQGIRAAEQLEKEGINCNLTLLFSFAQARACAEAGVFLISPFVGRILDWYKANTDKKEYAPQEDPGVVSVTEIYQYYKQHGYETVVMGASFRNVGEIIELAGCDRLTIAPALLKELAESEGAIERKLSYTGEVKARPERITESQFLWQHNQDPMAVDKLADGIRKFAIDQEKLEKMIGDLL; via the coding sequence ATGACGGATAAATTGACTTCTTTGCGTCAACTGACCACCGTGGTTGCTGACACCGGAGATATCGCGGCAATGAAGCTGTACCAGCCGCAAGACGCTACTACCAACCCTTCTCTGATCCTTAACGCCGCGCAGATCCCTGAGTATCGCAAACTGATTGACGAAGCGATTACCTGGGCTCGTAGCCAGAGCAGCGACCGCGCTCAGCAGGTGGTTGATGCTTCCGATAAGCTGGCTGTTAACATCGGCCTGGAAATTCTGAAGCTGATCCCTGGCCGTATTTCTACCGAAGTGGATGCTCGCCTCTCTTATGACACCGAAGCCAGCATCGCTAAAGCAAAACACCTGATCAAGCTCTACAACGACGCGGGCATCAGCAACGATCGCATTCTGATTAAACTGGCTTCTACCTGGCAGGGCATCCGCGCTGCAGAGCAGCTGGAAAAAGAGGGCATCAACTGTAACCTGACCCTGCTGTTCTCCTTCGCTCAGGCCCGCGCCTGTGCGGAAGCTGGCGTCTTCCTGATTTCTCCGTTTGTTGGCCGTATCCTCGACTGGTACAAAGCTAACACCGACAAGAAAGAGTATGCCCCGCAGGAAGATCCGGGCGTGGTTTCCGTGACCGAAATCTACCAGTACTACAAGCAGCACGGTTATGAAACCGTGGTGATGGGCGCAAGCTTCCGTAACGTGGGTGAAATCATCGAGCTGGCCGGCTGTGACCGCCTGACCATCGCCCCTGCTCTGCTGAAAGAGCTGGCGGAAAGCGAAGGTGCCATCGAGCGTAAGCTGAGCTACACCGGTGAAGTGAAGGCGCGTCCTGAGCGCATCACCGAGTCCCAGTTCCTGTGGCAGCACAACCAGGATCCAATGGCCGTAGACAAACTGGCGGACGGTATCCGTAAGTTTGCTATCGACCAGGAAAAACTGGAAAAAATGATCGGCGACCTGCTGTAA
- a CDS encoding alanine/glycine:cation symporter family protein — protein MTDFIYFINEVLWGSVLLWLLIGAGIWFTYRSGFVQFRYFTRLRIFLRNSDSPDPSGISSLQALCTSLAARVGSGNLAGIALAISAGGPGSVFWMWVAAVLSMATAFAECSLAQLYKSRDKEGNYRGGPAWYMERGLGMRWMGVLFSLFLIVAFGMVFNAVQANSIAVATHYAFDVPKIWVGVFLVALTALVIWRGMRTIARLSQWLVPLMALLWVFMSLYVVALHIERFPEVVRLIFSQAFGWHEAASGALGYTVSQAITNGFQRGMFSNEAGMGSTPNAAAAAAAWPPHPATQGVVQMFGVLIDTAIICTATAAIVLMSGMIDGIETSRSGIILVQQALSSSVGSWGSGFIVIIVFLFAFTSIMANYTYAENNLLFLNQESRALKFLLRFMVLTMVMFGTQAALPLVWQLADLAMAIMAITNITAILLLSPVVKTIAADYLRQQKLGISPIFNPNRFPDIKSQLAPGVWDRNVEKKPG, from the coding sequence ATGACAGATTTTATCTATTTTATCAATGAAGTGCTCTGGGGCTCGGTGCTGCTCTGGCTGCTCATCGGCGCGGGGATCTGGTTCACCTACCGCAGCGGCTTTGTTCAGTTCCGCTACTTTACCCGGCTGCGTATCTTCCTCCGTAACAGCGACTCGCCGGATCCTTCCGGAATATCCTCACTGCAGGCGCTCTGCACCAGCCTGGCCGCTCGCGTTGGCAGCGGGAATCTTGCCGGCATCGCGCTTGCCATCTCCGCAGGTGGCCCGGGGTCGGTGTTCTGGATGTGGGTGGCCGCGGTGCTCAGCATGGCGACAGCCTTTGCCGAATGTTCGCTCGCCCAGCTTTACAAGAGCCGGGACAAAGAGGGAAATTATCGCGGCGGCCCGGCCTGGTATATGGAGCGCGGGCTTGGCATGCGCTGGATGGGCGTGCTGTTTTCCCTCTTTTTGATCGTTGCCTTCGGCATGGTATTTAACGCCGTACAGGCTAATTCCATCGCCGTGGCAACCCACTATGCCTTTGACGTGCCGAAAATCTGGGTTGGCGTTTTCCTGGTCGCCCTCACCGCGCTGGTTATCTGGCGCGGAATGCGAACCATCGCCCGCCTTTCGCAATGGCTGGTGCCGCTGATGGCGCTGCTTTGGGTGTTTATGAGCCTGTATGTTGTTGCCCTGCACATTGAACGCTTCCCGGAAGTGGTCAGGCTGATTTTTAGCCAGGCTTTTGGCTGGCATGAAGCCGCTTCGGGTGCGCTGGGCTATACCGTCAGCCAGGCCATCACCAACGGTTTTCAGCGCGGGATGTTTTCCAACGAAGCGGGAATGGGCTCCACGCCGAATGCCGCCGCCGCGGCGGCGGCATGGCCTCCTCATCCGGCAACCCAGGGCGTGGTACAAATGTTTGGCGTGCTTATCGACACGGCTATCATCTGCACCGCGACCGCCGCCATTGTGCTGATGTCCGGCATGATTGACGGAATTGAAACTTCACGCAGCGGCATCATCCTTGTCCAGCAGGCGCTTAGCTCGTCGGTAGGCAGCTGGGGCAGCGGTTTTATCGTGATTATCGTCTTCCTGTTCGCCTTCACCTCCATCATGGCGAACTACACCTACGCCGAGAACAATCTGCTGTTCCTCAACCAGGAGAGCCGGGCGCTAAAATTTTTACTGCGCTTTATGGTGCTGACAATGGTGATGTTTGGCACGCAGGCCGCCCTGCCGCTGGTCTGGCAGCTGGCAGACTTAGCGATGGCGATCATGGCAATTACCAATATCACGGCGATCCTGCTGCTCTCTCCGGTGGTCAAAACGATCGCGGCGGATTATTTGCGCCAGCAAAAGCTCGGGATCTCCCCGATTTTCAATCCAAACCGCTTCCCGGATATCAAGAGCCAGCTTGCGCCCGGCGTCTGGGACAGGAATGTTGAAAAAAAACCTGGCTAA